Proteins encoded together in one Campylobacter peloridis LMG 23910 window:
- a CDS encoding 30S ribosomal protein S1 produces MSEVNKKVQNRLEDIVIEEDFEQMLEESFKSNEDATTQGIIVEIKGDEVFVNIGQKSEGILASEEIQNEKGELIFKEGDTLEVAIIGSRSGRSLLSHKKALRKQKVKEFIENYKDDERIFDVKIIGKNRGGFVAVDENGVEFFLPKSQSSFKDFNNIINKTFKVKIIKIDKEAQSIVVSRKKIVDEERKKRKEIISNVVNQNEVIEGVIKKITTYGMFVDVGGVDGLVHYSEISYKGPVNPSSLYNEGDKVPVKVISYDKDKKHLSLSIKLAMPDPWDEIKDGLEVGDTIKVTVSNIEPYGAFVDLGNDIEGFLHISEISWDKNAKNPKDYISEGQELDVEVIEINAKERRLRVSLKNLLAKPFDEFLKKYKVGDVVKGIVTSVTNFGAFVKIANLEGLLHNEDASWNRNDKCKDIYKIGDEIEVKITKLDKENQKISLSAKELQKSPVQLYAQKHHVNEVISGKVRDIKDFGLFVELEEGVDALIHKEDLGNLDISSIKIGDNIEALIVFIDEKKNRIRLSIKSLARMKEREALNEINDNDKVTLGDIIKDQLS; encoded by the coding sequence ATGAGCGAGGTGAACAAAAAAGTTCAAAATAGACTAGAGGATATTGTCATTGAAGAAGATTTTGAGCAAATGCTTGAAGAATCTTTTAAGTCTAATGAGGATGCAACGACACAAGGTATAATTGTTGAAATAAAAGGGGATGAGGTTTTTGTAAATATAGGGCAAAAATCAGAAGGTATTTTAGCAAGTGAGGAAATTCAGAATGAAAAAGGTGAATTGATTTTTAAAGAAGGTGATACTTTAGAAGTTGCTATAATAGGTTCTCGCAGTGGTAGATCTTTGCTATCTCATAAAAAAGCTTTGAGAAAACAAAAAGTTAAAGAATTTATCGAAAATTACAAAGATGATGAGCGTATTTTTGATGTGAAAATCATTGGTAAAAATAGAGGTGGTTTTGTAGCTGTTGATGAAAATGGAGTGGAATTTTTCTTGCCAAAATCACAAAGTAGTTTTAAAGACTTTAATAACATCATTAATAAAACTTTTAAAGTTAAAATTATCAAAATAGATAAAGAAGCTCAAAGCATAGTAGTTTCTAGGAAAAAAATAGTAGATGAGGAAAGAAAAAAACGCAAAGAGATTATTTCTAATGTAGTAAATCAAAATGAAGTAATTGAAGGTGTTATTAAGAAAATTACTACTTATGGTATGTTTGTAGATGTAGGTGGTGTTGATGGTTTGGTACACTATAGTGAAATTTCTTATAAAGGTCCTGTAAATCCTAGTTCATTATATAATGAAGGAGATAAGGTTCCTGTTAAGGTAATTAGTTATGATAAGGACAAAAAACATCTTTCTTTGTCAATTAAACTTGCTATGCCTGATCCTTGGGATGAAATCAAAGATGGCTTAGAAGTTGGAGATACTATTAAGGTGACTGTTTCAAATATAGAACCTTATGGAGCATTTGTAGATTTAGGAAATGATATAGAAGGATTTTTACATATTAGTGAAATTTCATGGGATAAAAATGCAAAAAATCCAAAAGACTATATTAGTGAAGGTCAAGAGCTTGATGTAGAAGTGATTGAAATTAATGCAAAAGAAAGAAGACTTAGAGTTTCTTTAAAGAATTTATTAGCTAAGCCTTTTGATGAATTTTTGAAAAAATATAAAGTTGGTGATGTTGTTAAAGGTATTGTAACTTCTGTGACTAATTTTGGAGCTTTTGTAAAAATTGCAAATTTAGAAGGTTTATTGCATAATGAAGATGCATCATGGAATAGAAATGATAAATGTAAAGATATATATAAAATTGGTGATGAAATCGAAGTAAAGATTACTAAATTAGACAAAGAAAATCAAAAAATTTCTTTAAGTGCAAAAGAATTACAAAAAAGTCCAGTGCAACTTTATGCACAAAAACATCATGTTAATGAAGTTATTTCAGGAAAAGTAAGAGATATTAAAGATTTTGGTTTATTTGTGGAACTTGAAGAAGGTGTTGATGCATTAATCCATAAAGAAGATCTAGGCAATTTAGATATTTCTAGTATAAAAATAGGAGATAACATAGAAGCATTGATAGTCTTTATTGATGAAAAGAAAAATAGAATTCGTTTAAGCATTAAAAGTCTTGCGAGAATGAAAGAAAGAGAAGCTTTGAATGAAATTAATGATAATGATAAAGTAACTTTAGGTGATATTATCAAAGATCAACTTTCGTAA
- a CDS encoding 4-hydroxy-3-methylbut-2-enyl diphosphate reductase, with translation MEIELAKSYGFCFGVKRAIKKAEQIKDAATIGPLIHNNEEITRLWKNYNVKTLNDINELSTEKKAIIRTHGITKQDLEKLKQKDIEIFDATCPFVTKPQKICEQMSNEGYEVVIFGDENHPEVKGVRSYVSTKAYVVLDEKELLDIKLPSKIAVVSQTTKKIEKFMEIVNFLMLRVKEVRVFNTICDATFKNQEAINELAKKSDIMVIVGGKNSANTKQLFLIAKNYCEDSYLIENEKEIQKEWFEGKKRCGISAGASTPDWVINLVIEKIKEYA, from the coding sequence TTGGAGATTGAACTAGCAAAAAGCTATGGATTTTGTTTTGGGGTAAAAAGAGCTATTAAAAAGGCTGAACAGATTAAAGATGCAGCTACCATAGGCCCTTTAATTCATAATAATGAAGAAATCACAAGACTTTGGAAAAATTATAATGTTAAAACATTAAATGATATCAATGAATTAAGCACAGAAAAAAAAGCTATCATTAGAACTCATGGTATCACAAAGCAAGATTTAGAAAAATTAAAGCAAAAAGATATAGAAATTTTTGATGCAACTTGTCCTTTTGTAACAAAACCTCAAAAAATTTGCGAGCAAATGAGCAATGAAGGCTATGAAGTTGTGATTTTTGGAGATGAAAATCATCCTGAAGTAAAAGGGGTAAGAAGTTATGTAAGTACTAAGGCTTATGTAGTGCTTGATGAAAAAGAATTGCTTGATATTAAATTGCCTTCTAAAATTGCAGTGGTATCACAAACTACAAAAAAGATAGAAAAATTTATGGAAATTGTGAATTTTTTAATGCTTAGGGTTAAGGAAGTGCGTGTTTTTAATACCATATGCGATGCGACTTTTAAAAATCAAGAGGCAATTAACGAGCTTGCCAAAAAAAGTGATATTATGGTGATTGTCGGAGGAAAAAATTCAGCTAATACAAAACAGCTTTTTTTAATAGCAAAAAATTATTGTGAAGATAGTTATTTGATTGAAAATGAAAAAGAAATTCAAAAAGAGTGGTTTGAAGGTAAAAAGCGATGTGGTATTAGTGCGGGTGCTTCTACGCCTGATTGGGTTATAAATTTAGTAATTGAAAAAATTAAAGAATATGCATAG
- a CDS encoding alpha-ketoglutarate reductase / D-3-phosphoglycerate dehydrogenase, which translates to MKKIIVCDAILDKGVELLRKADGIELIEAAHLPKDELLTKLSDIDVAITRSSTDVDMKFINACKNLKALVRAGVGVDNVDIDECSKKGIIVMNVPTANTIAAVELTMNHLLCSARSFVNAHNFLKVQRRWEREKWYGVELMNKTLGVIGFGNIGSRVAVRAKAFGMKVIAYDPYVVASKMTDLGIECVNSLETILTQSDFITIHTPKTKETTDMISFEEIAKMKDGIRLINCARGGLYNEDALCEGLKSGKIAWLGIDVFNKEPATNHPFLDFENVSVTSHLGANTLESQENIAIQACEQALNAARGISYPNALNLPIKTEDLPNFVAPYIELISKMGFLAAQLDKTPIKAIKLESEGQISEFNESLLTFAAVSVLRGILGENINYINAHFVAKDKGVELSSCILPSSGYSNKITIKVITDNSSLSISGTIFGENEQRIVELNGFDVDFKPKGKMIILNNNDIPGVIANVSGILAKNNVNIADFRLGRNGFGKALAVILLDTKISKALLEELRAIDACIFAEYAEI; encoded by the coding sequence ATGAAAAAAATTATTGTGTGTGATGCAATACTAGATAAAGGTGTTGAACTTTTAAGAAAAGCAGATGGTATAGAGCTAATTGAAGCTGCCCATTTGCCTAAAGATGAGCTTTTGACAAAACTTAGTGATATTGATGTGGCTATTACTAGAAGTTCTACTGATGTGGATATGAAATTTATTAATGCTTGTAAAAATTTAAAAGCACTAGTTAGAGCAGGTGTTGGAGTTGATAATGTAGATATTGATGAATGCTCTAAAAAAGGTATAATTGTAATGAATGTTCCAACGGCTAACACTATAGCAGCTGTTGAGCTTACAATGAACCATTTATTATGCTCAGCAAGATCTTTTGTAAATGCGCATAATTTTTTAAAAGTGCAAAGAAGATGGGAGAGGGAAAAATGGTATGGTGTTGAGCTAATGAATAAAACTTTAGGGGTTATAGGTTTTGGTAATATAGGCTCAAGAGTTGCTGTGCGTGCAAAAGCTTTTGGAATGAAAGTTATTGCTTATGATCCTTATGTGGTAGCTTCTAAGATGACAGATTTAGGTATAGAATGTGTTAATTCTTTGGAGACAATTTTAACTCAAAGTGATTTTATCACCATTCACACGCCTAAAACAAAAGAAACAACTGATATGATTTCTTTTGAAGAGATAGCTAAAATGAAAGATGGGATTAGATTAATAAATTGTGCTAGAGGTGGACTTTATAATGAAGATGCATTGTGTGAGGGTTTAAAAAGTGGTAAAATAGCTTGGCTTGGTATAGATGTGTTTAATAAAGAACCAGCAACTAACCATCCATTTTTAGATTTTGAAAATGTTTCGGTTACTTCTCATCTTGGGGCAAATACCTTAGAAAGTCAAGAAAATATAGCAATACAAGCATGTGAACAGGCTTTAAATGCAGCTAGAGGTATTTCTTATCCTAATGCTTTAAATTTACCAATCAAAACTGAAGATTTGCCAAATTTTGTAGCACCTTATATAGAGCTTATTTCAAAAATGGGCTTTTTAGCAGCTCAACTTGATAAAACTCCTATTAAGGCTATTAAACTTGAAAGCGAAGGACAAATTAGCGAGTTTAATGAGTCTTTATTAACATTTGCTGCAGTAAGTGTTTTAAGAGGAATTTTAGGTGAGAATATTAATTATATCAATGCACATTTTGTAGCTAAAGATAAAGGCGTAGAACTTTCCTCTTGTATTCTACCAAGTAGTGGTTATAGTAATAAAATTACTATAAAGGTAATTACGGATAATTCTAGTCTTTCTATCTCAGGAACTATTTTTGGAGAAAATGAACAAAGAATAGTAGAGCTAAATGGTTTTGATGTGGATTTTAAACCAAAAGGGAAAATGATAATTTTAAATAACAATGACATACCAGGAGTTATAGCTAATGTTAGTGGAATTTTAGCTAAAAATAATGTCAATATTGCAGATTTTAGACTTGGTAGAAATGGTTTTGGTAAAGCATTAGCTGTAATTTTACTTGATACAAAGATTTCAAAAGCTTTACTTGAAGAGTTAAGAGCAATAGATGCTTGTATTTTTGCAGAATATGCAGAAATTTAA
- the aroA gene encoding 3-phosphoshikimate 1-carboxyvinyltransferase has protein sequence MKISPLKSFKAILEDIASDKSISHRFAIFSLLTQGTCKIKNYLKAEDTLNTLKIINALGAKIEEDGENIYIQAPVSIKSPNVILDCGNSGTAMRLLIGFLSAIEGGFFVLSGDKYLNARPMKRVSMPLISIGAKIYGRDGANLAPICIQGMKLDGFDYKSDIASAQVKTALILAALHAKKESFFQEIELSRDHSEIILNKMGACIEYLNKEKTFIKINPLKEKLKAFEVCVPNDPSSAFYFALAACILPHSKVVLKNVLLNKTRIEAFKILEKMGVKITYNVINEDFESIGEICVEGAPLKAVNVSENIAWLIDEIPALAIAFACAKGKSMIKNAKELRVKESDRIKSIVLNLQKCGIKVKEFEDGFEVEGGEAKSAKIESFGDHRIAMSFLILGLRCGMEVDDSECIKTSFPNFIEILKQIGAKIGD, from the coding sequence ATGAAAATTTCACCTTTAAAATCTTTTAAAGCAATACTTGAAGATATAGCTTCTGATAAGTCTATATCTCATCGTTTTGCGATTTTTTCTTTACTAACCCAAGGGACTTGTAAAATTAAAAACTATCTTAAAGCTGAAGATACTTTAAATACTTTGAAAATTATTAATGCTTTGGGTGCTAAGATTGAAGAGGATGGTGAAAATATTTACATACAAGCTCCAGTGAGTATTAAATCTCCAAATGTTATTTTAGATTGTGGAAATTCAGGCACAGCTATGAGACTTTTGATAGGTTTTTTAAGTGCTATTGAGGGAGGATTTTTTGTTTTAAGTGGAGATAAGTACTTAAATGCTAGGCCGATGAAAAGAGTAAGTATGCCTTTAATATCAATTGGAGCAAAAATTTATGGAAGAGATGGTGCTAATTTAGCTCCAATTTGCATTCAAGGTATGAAATTAGATGGATTTGATTATAAAAGTGATATTGCTTCAGCTCAGGTTAAAACTGCACTGATTTTGGCAGCATTGCATGCAAAAAAAGAAAGCTTTTTTCAAGAAATTGAGCTTTCAAGAGATCATAGTGAAATTATACTTAATAAAATGGGAGCTTGCATTGAGTATTTAAACAAAGAAAAAACTTTTATAAAGATAAATCCTTTAAAAGAAAAATTAAAAGCATTTGAAGTATGTGTGCCAAATGATCCATCATCGGCCTTTTATTTTGCCTTAGCTGCTTGTATTTTACCTCATTCAAAAGTAGTTTTAAAAAATGTTTTGTTAAATAAAACACGCATTGAGGCCTTTAAAATTTTAGAAAAAATGGGTGTAAAAATCACTTATAATGTTATCAATGAAGATTTTGAAAGTATTGGAGAAATTTGTGTTGAAGGTGCGCCTTTAAAGGCGGTAAATGTGAGTGAAAATATCGCATGGTTGATTGATGAAATTCCAGCTTTGGCCATAGCTTTTGCTTGTGCAAAGGGAAAAAGCATGATAAAAAATGCTAAAGAATTGCGCGTAAAAGAAAGCGATAGAATCAAATCAATTGTATTAAATTTGCAAAAATGTGGCATAAAGGTAAAAGAATTTGAAGATGGTTTTGAAGTAGAAGGCGGCGAAGCTAAAAGTGCTAAAATAGAAAGCTTTGGAGATCATAGAATTGCGATGAGTTTTTTAATTTTAGGTTTAAGATGTGGAATGGAAGTAGATGATAGTGAATGCATTAAAACTTCTTTTCCAAATTTTATTGAGATTTTAAAGCAAATAGGAGCTAAAATTGGAGATTGA
- the pckA gene encoding phosphoenolpyruvate carboxykinase (ATP) codes for MKDVEKLGLENIKKIYHNISYDELLKHEIENKEGICTKNGTFSVDTGIFTGRSPKDKYFVKQDPSQKFVAWGKINQPISKELFEKLLTKAKKQLSNSDIYIQDAYCGASLKSRKAVRFVTQIAWQAHFVKNMFIRPKEEELADFNPDFIVYNACKCVNEDYEKDGLNSEVFVIFNIEENIAVIGGTWYGGEMKKGIFSMMNYWLPLENKLSMHCSANVGEKGDVALFFGLSGTGKTTLSTDPKRKLIGDDEHGWDDEGVFNFEGGCYAKCINLDPQSEPEIYGAIKQNALLENVVLKEDLSVDFNDGSKTENTRVSYPIEHILNHEPSLSAGHPSNIIFLSADAFGVLPPVSKLSKEQAMYYFLSGYTAKVAGTERGISEPVATFSACFGEVFLPLHPTIYAKLLGEKITKHDVNVYLVNTGWSGGAYGVGKRMSIKATRACINAILDGSIKNCEFENYDLFNLAIPKELAGVEAKVLNPINAWEDKKAYEETKLKLAKMFIENFKRYEDVKEGSEFKLAGPAI; via the coding sequence ATGAAAGATGTAGAAAAACTAGGCTTAGAAAATATTAAAAAGATTTATCATAATATTAGTTATGATGAACTTTTAAAGCATGAAATTGAAAATAAAGAAGGAATTTGCACAAAAAATGGAACTTTTAGCGTAGATACGGGAATTTTTACTGGTAGAAGTCCTAAAGATAAGTATTTTGTAAAACAAGATCCTTCACAAAAATTTGTTGCTTGGGGTAAGATTAATCAACCTATTAGCAAAGAATTATTTGAAAAACTTTTAACAAAAGCTAAAAAACAACTTAGCAATAGTGATATTTATATACAAGATGCTTATTGTGGTGCTTCGTTAAAAAGTCGTAAAGCGGTGCGTTTTGTAACACAAATTGCTTGGCAAGCACACTTTGTAAAAAATATGTTTATTCGTCCTAAAGAAGAAGAGTTAGCAGATTTTAACCCTGATTTTATTGTTTATAATGCTTGCAAATGTGTGAATGAAGACTATGAAAAAGATGGCTTAAATTCTGAAGTTTTTGTAATTTTTAACATAGAAGAAAATATAGCAGTAATTGGTGGAACTTGGTATGGCGGAGAGATGAAAAAGGGAATTTTTTCTATGATGAATTATTGGCTTCCACTAGAAAATAAACTTTCAATGCATTGTAGTGCTAATGTTGGAGAAAAAGGCGATGTTGCACTTTTCTTTGGGCTTAGTGGCACAGGTAAAACCACTCTTTCAACTGATCCAAAAAGAAAATTAATTGGCGATGATGAACATGGTTGGGATGATGAGGGTGTGTTTAATTTTGAAGGGGGTTGTTATGCAAAATGTATTAACCTTGATCCTCAAAGTGAACCAGAAATTTATGGAGCTATAAAACAAAATGCACTTTTAGAAAATGTAGTTTTAAAAGAAGATTTAAGTGTTGATTTTAATGATGGCTCAAAAACTGAAAATACAAGAGTATCCTACCCAATAGAACATATTTTAAACCATGAACCAAGTCTTAGTGCAGGTCATCCTAGCAATATCATCTTTCTTTCAGCAGATGCTTTTGGGGTTTTACCTCCAGTTAGCAAACTTAGCAAAGAACAAGCGATGTATTATTTTTTAAGTGGATATACAGCAAAAGTTGCAGGAACAGAAAGAGGGATTAGCGAACCTGTTGCTACTTTTTCAGCTTGTTTTGGAGAAGTATTTTTACCGCTACATCCAACTATTTATGCTAAGCTTTTGGGTGAAAAAATCACTAAGCATGATGTTAATGTTTATCTAGTAAATACCGGCTGGAGCGGCGGTGCTTATGGGGTTGGTAAAAGAATGAGTATAAAAGCTACTAGAGCTTGTATTAATGCTATTTTAGATGGTAGTATAAAAAATTGTGAATTTGAAAATTATGATTTATTTAATCTTGCTATTCCAAAAGAACTTGCTGGTGTTGAAGCTAAAGTGCTAAATCCTATCAATGCTTGGGAAGATAAAAAGGCCTATGAAGAAACTAAACTAAAGCTTGCTAAAATGTTTATAGAAAATTTTAAACGCTATGAAGATGTAAAAGAAGGATCAGAATTTAAATTAGCAGGTCCTGCTATCTAA
- the pheT gene encoding phenylalanine--tRNA ligase subunit beta, which yields MIISRNWLSEWIDLSEISTQTIVNTLNSIGLEVDSFKSVKAPQKVVVGKVLEKVKHENSDKLNICKVDVGNEILQIVCGAKNVDKDQFVAVSLVGAVLPSGLEIKPAKLRGVESMGMICSSSELGFGKSNEGIMVLDESMGELVLGKALNTYELFNDELIEIELTPNRGDCLSLYGVARDLSAALDLNLKELNPLKESENSVGIGRILSVKNQSDIEGFFAYKALEVKEEFKLNITIQIRLALIEAYKNNNIENLLTYTTHASGVIFCAYDFHKLCKECQIDEKIILEIKTQEHGEYGVYYKDELIALAGIEQEDKFKINDESKIIIIEASYTHPQTIANAIAFHKKKNDTIYRSLRGSEPKLSLGMEYLFNECLKIGAISVFSGSQQIFKENEANIIGIFGAEIDKIIGMPIDKNNLVKILKKLGFEISVVNDEQFNIKIPLHRSDIVNIADISEEIVRIIGIDNIPSKALEFKEKNRLNQVYFDYQELKNLRLKASSNGYFESIHYVLDNEEELNQLGFKCIKNKLINPITNELNTLRSTLINHLLNAASFNLRNSKKKIKLFECGSVFDEFSNEHVKFAMIFSGYKEEAKITNKAKPVLVDFYTFLAELKSIIGEFSLQKSEYTFLSPYEQANVYKNGKRIGFVGRVHLSVENKRDLAKTYICEFDLEGLKQEFKIAKAYSKFPSISRDLSIVIPKGFAYEKIKNSIAKLDIDILETFRVVDLYTDANLGDFYSLTINLVFRDFEKTLEDNVVLEHIDKIIKMLNDEYGLKLR from the coding sequence ATGATTATTAGTAGAAATTGGTTAAGTGAATGGATTGATTTAAGTGAAATATCGACACAAACTATAGTAAATACCTTAAATTCCATAGGATTGGAAGTTGATAGTTTCAAAAGTGTTAAAGCTCCCCAAAAAGTTGTAGTTGGTAAAGTTTTAGAAAAAGTTAAACATGAAAATTCAGATAAATTAAATATTTGTAAAGTAGATGTTGGAAATGAAATTTTGCAAATTGTTTGTGGGGCAAAAAATGTTGATAAAGATCAATTTGTAGCCGTATCTTTAGTGGGCGCAGTGCTTCCTAGCGGACTTGAGATAAAACCTGCTAAACTTAGAGGGGTTGAATCTATGGGCATGATTTGTTCTTCTAGTGAGCTTGGTTTTGGAAAAAGCAATGAAGGCATTATGGTTTTAGATGAAAGTATGGGAGAATTAGTTCTAGGAAAAGCTTTAAATACTTATGAACTTTTTAATGATGAATTAATTGAAATAGAGCTCACTCCAAATCGTGGGGATTGTTTGAGTTTATATGGTGTTGCTAGAGATTTAAGTGCAGCACTTGATTTAAATTTAAAAGAATTAAATCCTTTAAAAGAAAGCGAAAATAGTGTAGGTATAGGAAGAATATTAAGTGTTAAAAATCAAAGTGATATTGAAGGATTTTTTGCTTATAAGGCTTTAGAAGTTAAAGAAGAATTTAAACTAAATATTACCATACAAATCCGTCTTGCTTTGATTGAAGCATATAAAAATAACAATATAGAAAATCTTTTAACTTATACAACCCATGCAAGCGGGGTGATTTTTTGTGCTTATGATTTTCATAAACTTTGCAAGGAATGCCAAATTGATGAAAAGATTATTTTAGAAATTAAAACTCAAGAGCATGGAGAATATGGGGTTTATTACAAAGATGAGTTAATTGCTTTAGCAGGTATAGAACAAGAGGATAAATTTAAAATCAATGATGAGAGTAAAATTATCATTATAGAAGCAAGTTATACTCATCCTCAAACTATAGCAAATGCAATAGCCTTTCATAAAAAGAAAAACGATACTATATATCGTTCTTTAAGAGGCAGTGAGCCTAAGCTTTCTTTGGGAATGGAATATTTATTTAATGAATGCTTGAAAATTGGTGCAATTAGTGTTTTTTCAGGAAGCCAACAAATTTTTAAAGAAAATGAAGCAAATATTATCGGAATTTTTGGTGCAGAGATTGATAAAATCATTGGTATGCCTATAGATAAAAATAATTTAGTAAAAATTCTTAAAAAATTAGGTTTTGAAATAAGTGTGGTAAATGATGAGCAATTTAATATCAAAATCCCTCTTCATCGCAGTGATATAGTAAATATAGCTGATATTAGCGAGGAGATAGTAAGAATTATTGGTATTGATAATATCCCATCAAAAGCTTTAGAATTTAAAGAAAAAAATCGTTTAAATCAAGTATATTTTGATTATCAAGAGCTTAAAAATTTAAGACTAAAAGCAAGTAGTAATGGATATTTTGAAAGTATACATTATGTTTTAGATAATGAAGAAGAATTAAATCAGCTAGGATTTAAGTGCATTAAAAATAAACTTATTAATCCCATTACCAATGAGCTTAATACACTAAGAAGTACTTTGATTAATCATCTTTTAAATGCAGCAAGTTTTAATCTAAGAAATTCCAAAAAGAAAATCAAACTTTTTGAGTGTGGTAGTGTTTTTGATGAATTTTCGAATGAACATGTTAAATTTGCAATGATTTTTAGTGGTTACAAAGAAGAAGCTAAAATAACAAATAAAGCTAAACCTGTTTTGGTGGATTTTTATACTTTTTTAGCAGAATTAAAAAGTATTATAGGTGAGTTTAGTTTACAAAAATCAGAATATACATTTTTAAGTCCATATGAACAAGCAAATGTATATAAAAATGGCAAGCGTATAGGATTTGTAGGTAGAGTGCATTTAAGTGTAGAAAATAAAAGAGATTTAGCTAAAACTTATATTTGTGAGTTTGATTTAGAAGGTTTAAAGCAAGAATTTAAAATTGCTAAAGCTTATTCTAAATTTCCTTCTATAAGCAGAGATTTAAGTATAGTTATTCCTAAAGGTTTTGCATATGAAAAAATCAAAAATAGTATTGCAAAATTAGATATTGATATTTTAGAAACTTTTAGAGTGGTGGATTTATACACAGATGCAAATTTAGGTGATTTTTATAGCTTGACAATTAATCTTGTGTTTAGAGATTTTGAAAAAACTTTAGAGGATAATGTAGTTCTTGAACATATTGATAAAATTATCAAAATGCTAAATGATGAATATGGTTTAAAACTACGATGA
- a CDS encoding histidine triad nucleotide-binding protein: MREKTIFELIIEGKIPANKVLESEKFLAFHDINPKAPIHVLIIPKEHFENFQELKPELMSEMTKFIQELAMLLGLDKSGYRLITNCGKNSGQEVFHLHFHMLGGFELPKSKETQINPESLF, translated from the coding sequence ATGAGAGAAAAAACTATATTTGAGTTGATTATTGAAGGAAAAATTCCAGCAAACAAAGTCTTAGAAAGTGAAAAATTTTTAGCATTTCATGATATAAATCCAAAAGCACCTATCCATGTTTTAATCATTCCAAAAGAACATTTTGAAAATTTCCAAGAATTAAAACCTGAACTTATGAGTGAAATGACTAAATTTATTCAAGAGTTAGCCATGCTTTTAGGGCTTGATAAAAGCGGGTATAGACTAATTACAAATTGTGGAAAAAATAGTGGCCAAGAAGTGTTTCATTTGCATTTTCACATGCTAGGTGGATTTGAGCTTCCAAAAAGCAAAGAAACTCAAATCAATCCCGAATCTTTATTCTAA
- a CDS encoding phenylalanine--tRNA ligase subunit alpha has translation MITKIASANTLAELENIKVSVLGKKGILTLEFAKLKDLEGDEKKEFANGLNKARDEFNKAYQVKLKELEEQALNEKMKQDVQDFSFFDETSNAGALHPIMQTMDKIIEYFTALNFSIEKGPLIEDDFHNFEALNLPQNHPARDMQDTFYFEDKTLLRSQTSPVQIRTMLSQKPPIRMIAPGAVFRRDFDITHTPMFHQVEGLVVEEGDKVNFANLKDMLEHFLKHMFGDVKVRFRPSFFPFTEPSAEVDISCVFCKGCGCRVCKQTGWLEVLGCGVVDPNVYKFVGYKNVSGYAFGLGVERFAMLLHKIPDLRSMFEGDLRLLEQFR, from the coding sequence ATGATAACTAAAATTGCTTCTGCAAACACTTTAGCAGAGCTTGAAAATATAAAAGTGAGTGTTTTAGGTAAAAAAGGAATTTTGACTTTAGAATTTGCAAAGTTAAAGGATTTAGAAGGTGATGAAAAAAAAGAATTTGCAAATGGTTTAAATAAAGCAAGAGATGAATTTAACAAAGCTTATCAAGTTAAATTGAAAGAATTAGAAGAACAAGCTTTGAATGAAAAAATGAAACAAGATGTGCAAGATTTTAGTTTTTTTGATGAAACTTCAAATGCAGGTGCTTTGCACCCAATTATGCAAACTATGGATAAAATCATAGAGTATTTTACAGCTTTAAATTTTAGCATAGAAAAAGGGCCTTTGATTGAAGATGATTTTCATAATTTTGAAGCTTTAAATTTACCTCAAAATCACCCCGCAAGAGATATGCAAGATACTTTTTATTTTGAAGATAAAACTTTGCTTAGATCGCAAACTTCTCCAGTGCAAATTAGAACTATGCTTTCTCAAAAACCACCTATTAGAATGATAGCGCCTGGTGCAGTTTTTAGAAGAGATTTTGATATTACTCATACGCCTATGTTTCATCAAGTAGAAGGGCTTGTAGTTGAAGAGGGTGATAAAGTAAATTTTGCAAATTTAAAAGATATGCTAGAACATTTTTTAAAACATATGTTTGGCGATGTAAAAGTGCGTTTTAGACCAAGCTTTTTTCCTTTTACAGAACCATCTGCTGAAGTGGATATTTCTTGTGTGTTTTGCAAAGGTTGTGGATGTAGAGTTTGCAAGCAAACAGGATGGCTTGAAGTTTTAGGGTGTGGTGTTGTTGATCCTAATGTTTATAAATTTGTAGGTTATAAAAATGTAAGTGGCTATGCCTTTGGTTTAGGTGTAGAGCGTTTTGCTATGCTTTTGCATAAAATTCCTGATTTGCGTTCTATGTTTGAAGGTGATTTAAGATTATTGGAGCAATTTAGATGA